In one Carettochelys insculpta isolate YL-2023 chromosome 6, ASM3395843v1, whole genome shotgun sequence genomic region, the following are encoded:
- the ASCL3 gene encoding achaete-scute homolog 3 codes for MDSKSFCNFMDKWPIYDSQHVQLTRPFVVDPFVTFHVYPEAPTQFTCSEDLPVLPFTSEQLIPENFYTDPCNFPYQVAQANYGRGDYSYGPAFIRKRNERERQRVKCVNEGYAKLRRHLPEEYLEKRLSKVETLRAAIKYIHHLQSVLYHDSALTEKNSLELGHTSNAIAREIQF; via the coding sequence ATGGATAGTAAAAGCTTCTGTAACTTCATGGACAAGTGGCCCATCTATGACTCTCAACATGTACAACTGACTCGGCCTTTTGTCGTGGACCCTTTTGTCACATTTCATGTGTACCCTGAGGCACCCACCCAGTTCACCTGCTCTGAGGATTTGCCGGTACTTCCTTTTACATCTGAGCAGTTGATCCCAGAGAACTTCTATACTGATCCTTGCAACTTTCCTTATCAAGTGGCCCAGGCTAATTATGGCAGAGGTGACTACTCTTACGGTCCAGCTTTCATCAGAAAAAGgaatgaaagagagagacagagggttAAATGCGTAAATGAAGGCTATGCCAAACTCCGACGTCACCTGCCTGAGGAATACTTAGAGAAACGGCTTAGCAAAGTAGAAACACTTCGTGCTGCCATAAAATACATTCACCATCTACAATCTGTTCTGTACCATGATTCTGCACTGACAGAGAAGAATAGCCTGGAACTGGGCCATACATCCAACGCAATTGCCAGAGAGATCCAGTTTTGA
- the C6H11orf16 gene encoding uncharacterized protein C11orf16 homolog — MVYFWNGKRVKVPLGVALWIPPNTWERIVEMIHMPFTSRLKTGSSPSTSSSYTCHCRPLTAPNLSCALDGLNKYGCTWPCPLTCPHFYDLCHCVCCSPVCVGCICCFHPKFNGWWPLLSTSWLPQGGTQQQESYNKPTAQLLELESPKEKEPVAPAAATSSSSSSSSSSLESEEETCLSKSTVVDSAVNTNYSFFKKPILKDAARPEWKYWKRSHAKPHPRNPGISIPNSRSTKGKADLGTIVSLDIYPGALSNQSAMFETIEQSPRRPLRVKDVLIHHDFKPSVETQATPPLEKLGENQMECERQRNVCMEQKRKEKIQQQKWKCEREQQAEEKYCTAQANQRNRKLKQLENEAQKVKEQDKVESGNENKATCTAEDELEDADYGRGGQAERTAKPSSLATCQREA, encoded by the exons ATGGTTTATTTCTGGAATGGCAAGAGAGTGAAAGTACCCCTAGGTGTGGCCTTATGGATTCCACCAAACACATGGGAAAGGATAGTAGAGATGATTCACATGCCCTTCACCAGCAGACTGAAGACTGGGAGTTCCCCCAGCACCAGTAGCTCTTACACTTGTCATTGCAGACCTCTCACAGCCCCCAACCTTTCATGTGCCTTAGATGGGCTAAATAAGTATGGGTGTACATGGCCATGCCCGTTAACCTGCCCCCATTTCTATGATCTCTGCCACTGTGTATGCTGTTCACCAGTATGTGTGGGATGCATCTGCTGTTTCCATCCCAAATTCAATGGCTGGTGGCCTCTACTATCCACATCTTGGCTCCCTCAAGGAGGTACTCAACAGCAAGAGTCATATAACAAACCCACTGCACAACTTCTAGAATTGGAAAGTCCAAAGGAAAAGGAACCagtagctcctgctgctgctacttcctcctcctcctcctcctcttcttccagtTTAGAAAGTGAGGAGGAGACATGCTTAAGTAAGAGCACAGTGGTGGATAGTGCTGTTAATACCAATTACAGCTTTTTCAAAAAGCCCATACTGAAAGATGCTGCAAGACCTGAGTGGAAGTATTGGAAGAGGAGTCATGCTAAGCCACATCCTAGGAATCCAG GGATCAGCATTCCCAACAGCAGGAGTACAAAGGGAAAAGCAGACTTGGGAACAATTGTCTCCTTGGACATATACCCTGGTGCATTAAGCAACCAGAGTGCAATGTTTGAAACTATTGAACAGTCTCCAAGAAGACCTCTCAGAGTGAAAGATGTCTTAATTCATCATGATTTCAAGCCATCAGTGGAG ACACAGGCCACCCCTCCTTTAGAGAAACTTGGAGAAAATCAAATGGAATGTGAACGCCAGAGAAACGTCTGCATGGaacagaaaaggaaggaaaaaatccaGCAGCAGAAGTGGAAATGTGAAAGAGAACAGCAGGCTGAAGAGAAGTACTGCACTGCACAGGCAAACCAGAG GAACAGGAAGCTGAAGCAGCTTGAGAATGAAGCTCAAAAGGTAAAAGAACAAGACAAAGTAGAATCAGGCAATGAAAACAAAGCAACTTGCACAGCAGAGGACGAgcttgaagatgcagactatgGCAGAGGAGGACAGGCAGAAAGAACAGCAAAGCCAAGCTCACTTGCAACATGTCAGAGAGAGGCATGA
- the AKIP1 gene encoding A-kinase-interacting protein 1 isoform X3, whose product MSLPVSLQPRARGMASGRPARLTCGIAQGTAGLAQEVLERAKRRKVGWPEPVKYYSCVPASRCQENEFKHICRYHGRQAAEMLQTLEPKKNETSPMSSATETLKQHARKASKDLYIEVSPGTYSVTATAEDMVKQTHVVDINAGQCIDLTFNM is encoded by the exons ATGAGTCTGCCTGTGTCTCTCCAGCCCAGGGCGCGAGGAATGGCGAGCGGCCGGCCAGCGAGGCTGACCTGTGGCATCGCTCAGGGCACGGCGGGGCTGGCTCAGGAGGTGCTGGAGCGGGCAAAGCGGCGGAAAGTCGGCTGGCCAGAGCCTGTG AAATATTATAGCTGTGTGCCAGCAAGTAGGTGCCAAGAGAATGAATTTAAACACATCTGCAGATATCACGGCAGACAAGCAGCTGAAATGCTACAGACATTAGAGCCGAAG AAAAATGAAACCTCTCCAATGTCAAGTGCAACTGAAACCCTGAAACAACAT GCCAGAAAGGCTTCCAAAGATCTCTACATTGAAGTTTCGCCTGGAACCTATTCTGTCACAGCAACCGCAGAGGATATGGTGAAACAGACACATGTGGTGGACATTAATGCAGGACAATGTATTGATTTAACATTCAATATGTGA
- the AKIP1 gene encoding A-kinase-interacting protein 1 isoform X2 yields MASGRPARLTCGIAQGTAGLAQEVLERAKRRKVGWPEPVEEDSERLNAAFASVVEFMGQTTKECEKYYSCVPASRCQENEFKHICRYHGRQAAEMLQTLEPKKNETSPMSSATETLKQHARKASKDLYIEVSPGTYSVTATAEDMVKQTHVVDINAGQCIDLTFNM; encoded by the exons ATGGCGAGCGGCCGGCCAGCGAGGCTGACCTGTGGCATCGCTCAGGGCACGGCGGGGCTGGCTCAGGAGGTGCTGGAGCGGGCAAAGCGGCGGAAAGTCGGCTGGCCAGAGCCTGTG GAAGAAGATTCTGAACGTCTCAATGCAGCATTTGCTTCAGTGGTAGAGTTCATGGGTCAAACTACAAAGGAGTGTGAG AAATATTATAGCTGTGTGCCAGCAAGTAGGTGCCAAGAGAATGAATTTAAACACATCTGCAGATATCACGGCAGACAAGCAGCTGAAATGCTACAGACATTAGAGCCGAAG AAAAATGAAACCTCTCCAATGTCAAGTGCAACTGAAACCCTGAAACAACAT GCCAGAAAGGCTTCCAAAGATCTCTACATTGAAGTTTCGCCTGGAACCTATTCTGTCACAGCAACCGCAGAGGATATGGTGAAACAGACACATGTGGTGGACATTAATGCAGGACAATGTATTGATTTAACATTCAATATGTGA
- the AKIP1 gene encoding A-kinase-interacting protein 1 isoform X1 — translation MSLPVSLQPRARGMASGRPARLTCGIAQGTAGLAQEVLERAKRRKVGWPEPVEEDSERLNAAFASVVEFMGQTTKECEKYYSCVPASRCQENEFKHICRYHGRQAAEMLQTLEPKKNETSPMSSATETLKQHARKASKDLYIEVSPGTYSVTATAEDMVKQTHVVDINAGQCIDLTFNM, via the exons ATGAGTCTGCCTGTGTCTCTCCAGCCCAGGGCGCGAGGAATGGCGAGCGGCCGGCCAGCGAGGCTGACCTGTGGCATCGCTCAGGGCACGGCGGGGCTGGCTCAGGAGGTGCTGGAGCGGGCAAAGCGGCGGAAAGTCGGCTGGCCAGAGCCTGTG GAAGAAGATTCTGAACGTCTCAATGCAGCATTTGCTTCAGTGGTAGAGTTCATGGGTCAAACTACAAAGGAGTGTGAG AAATATTATAGCTGTGTGCCAGCAAGTAGGTGCCAAGAGAATGAATTTAAACACATCTGCAGATATCACGGCAGACAAGCAGCTGAAATGCTACAGACATTAGAGCCGAAG AAAAATGAAACCTCTCCAATGTCAAGTGCAACTGAAACCCTGAAACAACAT GCCAGAAAGGCTTCCAAAGATCTCTACATTGAAGTTTCGCCTGGAACCTATTCTGTCACAGCAACCGCAGAGGATATGGTGAAACAGACACATGTGGTGGACATTAATGCAGGACAATGTATTGATTTAACATTCAATATGTGA